From the Nostoc sp. PCC 7107 genome, the window GTTGGTTCATCGGAGACAACACATTTTCATATCCTTTGACCCAACTGATATGATTCGTCCAAGAAGCACCATCTACATGAAAATTAGGATTACTTTGTTTTAATTCTTGGATGGCATTTTCTACAGCTTCAGGGTGACAATTATCAGGTGCAACTCTCTGCCAAATTTGATATTGTCCGATTGGTTGACAAGCTGGATAATCTTCTGGGTTGCAACCTGCGGCTTCAATTAATTCTAAATATTCTGTGCCGCACACCCCAATAACGCCAGATTTTCCACCACCATGATTGACCATATCCCACCAAGCTTGTTTGAAAGCACTGGGAAATTCATTCATCATCACGCCACCATTTTCACCATCACCAATTTGACTAACAATTGGTGGTACTAATACATTACCTATTTTTTGTTTCGAGAGGGTTTTTGCTTCGTAGTATGGTTGCATTTGAGCAACTAGTTTTGTATCAGAACCTTGAGTTTTAATTAAAGCGGTGATGCTAATTGTTTCGCCTTGAGAATTACGGGCAATTAAACGGTGTGGTAGATGTTTGTAACTTAAAGATTCACCATTAATTGTTTCTACAGAATGTTCTTGGACTAGTAACCAGCGATAACCGCATTCTTTGAGTGCTTTGATAAATTCAAATAGGGTATCGGGGTGGTTTGGTAGGTGCATTTCTGGCGGCGAAAAACCTTTGACTCGCGCCAAGGCTTCCCAGCCAAAAATAGCTGCAAAATGTTGTTGCCAAGCAATAATATGTAATTTAATATCGGGTATTGGTGTGGAAGGAACAACAGCATGACTCCACATTGTTCCCAACCATTCAACGTAAGGTTGATAAGTAGGAGCGCAAGTAATCCGTTTGAGGTTGTCAAGGATATCGTTGCGTCCCATCTGACGCAATCCCCACAACAAATTGCCAGAGTAATCTAACATAACGCGGGGATTGCAACCTTGGCTAACAAGTTCGGGAATAAAATCTCCCATCCGGCTATAGCAATAAGCAAAAGGCGCAGCGTTGTGGTTATCGCCTTCGTTAGGATGTTCAAACATATATTGCAGATTGCTGATCAGTTCGCCGTTGTATCCTGCGGGGATAGTTGGCTGGTGCATGTGTAAGGCGATCGCAAATACTGCATTGACATCCTCTAACTTGATATTAGTTGAGGGTAAAAAAACGGGTTCGTTGTGGTTGACTACAGCAAGCACCTCATTTTCCCATCCAGAAATACTTGGTAAGCCATCAATGATTTCTGGTGGGACAGTTGTAGGTAAGGAAAGCATAAAGTATGAGGAATAAAACTTTTCATCCCTCATACTGTATCTTTATTGTTGCAGTAGGCGATCGCGTCCTACAATCTCTTAAGACTTACGTGGAGACAGCAACGAATCCATATTCCTCGAAAAGAAGGAATCGCAGAAACGATTGATTCTGCTTAATAGACTGGGTTTTTCAACAACGTGCTGCTGTTTTGGTGGTGTGGCGATTTTTAAAATCAACTCCAGCAACCAAGGGGCGAGGCGTTGACACCACACAGCTAGATGACTTTGCCATCCTACTAAAATTTCTGGTGCATCATTCTGCAATCCGACTATCAATGCTTGCGCTACTTGTTGCGGTGTCATAGGGATCACCCAACGGAATAGTTGCAAGTCGCGCACCATATCTGTGTCGGTGAGAGAAGGTAATAAGGCTTTGACTTGAATATTGTACTCGGCTAGTTCTTGGCGTAAGGCTTGGGTAAATCCTAAGATGGCAAACTTGGTGGCTGAATATGTTGCCATCGTCGGTGCAGCGACTTTCCCCATTAAACTAGAGACATTGACAATTATCCCTTGTCTTTGACTAGCCATCCGTCGAGCAATCAAACTAGTGAGGGTATACATTCCCAACAAATTCACCGAAAGTTCTTCTTGCACTTGGAAAAGTTTAGAACGCAAGAATGAAGTTTGATATGCAACTCCTGCACAGTTTACCAGTAGATGAATTGGGCCATGATTGCGCCATAGTTGCGCTACAGCAATATTTACTTCAGTGGCGCGAGTTAAATCTAGTGTCATGATGACGGCTTCTGTTCCCAGCGCTTCGATTTCTTCCGCGACTTCAGTTAATTTTTGGCGATCGCGTGCGATTAAAATTAGCTTTTTCATTCCTTGTTGCGCCAGCGCTAGGGCGATCGCTTTACCAATACCACGAGAAGCCCCTGTTATTAGAGCAACATTACCTTGAATCTTCATCAGTTTTCATCTCCAGAATTTAAGTCTTAATCCACGTTTTTGGTTTGCAGATAGACGCAATTACAGCTACTCGTTTCCCGCGGGTAAGACAAATCATCAATTATTGTTGAATTTCAGAGGAGAACTCAGATGTGAGCAAATCCGATATTTTTGTGTCAATCTGCATTGCGGAAATCCTCTCTCTGCCTTCCAAATGGCAAATCAATACTTTACGCTATTGGCTGAATAGATATGGCTCATAATTTTTACCTCTTTTAGATTCAGAGCGTTGATCAGCAGCGTTGCTAAACACACGTTAACAACAAAATCAAGTAGTAGCAATATTTTTTAATAAGAATTTCTTAACACTTTGTAACCAAGAGGATATATATATCAAATATTTTGGGAAATAAGTTTTTATGAATACTGCTAGATAAATATCACCATTCCTTGACAATCAGTTGTGAAGTCTACAGATTCAGCGAGATAGAGGAAGCTGATATGGACTAAAAGACAGAATAAAGACGCAAAAAGTCATAATATTAGAGAATAGGGAATCAGCTTGAAAGTCCCTGCGTATAAGTATTTGATGATAAGTTTTATCTTAATCTAGCTGGCATTGTCTATAAAAGTCTTATGTCCACCTTATGCAATAAGACAGGGATCAATGATTTCAGAAAGGGGATCTTTTAATTAATAAATAATTTGATAAATCTGTGTATATTGATTAAATTTAGTAGAAAAATACAAGATGACAAATGGCAACCAGCTATTAATTAAAATCGCAGAAAATACATTAATTGAGCGATCGCTTCGGCAGACAACTGTAATCTTTGCTGAAAATCGGCTAAATTACGGTATGCTCCACATGTTAGGCGATTTTCCACCACAGCTTGAGCCAGAGATACATCAATAAATGGCGTTTGCTCCAACATCTCGACTGTGGCGGTATTTGGGTTAACTAAATGAGTGGAATGAACCAGAGATTCATTGTCATAGTAAACAAAATGCAGTAGTGGTTCTAATGGCTTGAGACGCGGCACAGGTAAACTCAACGCTGCGGCAATATCTTCGATACAGTAAAATTTAACCCCAGAACGGGAAAGTTCGACAAGCGATCGCGCCTGGTGAATTGACAAACCCGGTAAGCGCAACCAATCATCCACCGTTGCTTGATTCGCATCAATGCGAATCCCCAATTGTGCCGCTATTTGAATTTCTTCGCCAGATTGCAACCGATAGTAAGGATCATTGAGCAATTTGGCGCGAAGTTTTTGTAACTTGAAGTTTAAAGGTAGCCAATTGTGCATCATCTTTACTTATATCAAGAAATTTGGTCGAGCAGCTGGCGGCGCTTTTGCTCAAATTCATATTCCGAAATCAAACCATCTTGGCGGAGTGTATCTAACTCACGCAAAGCTTTGGCGATGCTTTCCACTTGATTACTTGTTTGTTGAGAAAACTTGACGGGTGACTTACCCTGATTAAAATTTCGGTCAAAAGCTTCTTCATCTTGGGCTAAATACCAAACACCTTCAATAGCACTAGCTACCTTGGGGATTGGTGTCCAAGAAAGCAGAACATATAAAATCCCCCACAATGGCTGTCCCAAATAAAACTTGTGTAAGCCTGAAATGGTTAGTGTACCAGAAAAAGCTAGAACAGCGGCGATACTGCGGCTTTTGCGTTTCGTTAACATATTTATTATAAATTTACCACTATCACAGTTAGGTCAATCAAACAGCGATCGTAGCAAAATAACCACATAAGTTCAGCATCATATCGTCTCTAAAGATAGCCAAAATCCAGCCCTATCCTGATGCTATCTTAAAATATTCTTAGCAAGGTTGGGCCGCATGGGTGTTGAGGGTGAGATTAAAGGCGATCGTGATTATAGGTCTTCATAAGGTCCAAGAAATCTTTCCCCATTAAAATGAATCATGTGATCAGGTTGATCTGCTATCCACACTTCTGTTTCCCAAGAAATTTCAGCTAGATACCGAGTCATTTCCTGACGACTGGGAAAGGCAGTTACAAACACCAATCCTTTACGGCTAGACTGAAAAAGTTGCTTTAATTCGTTGCGGCGTTTCAAGTTTACCGGGCCATGACTTGTTACAGCCTCTATTAATATCAGCCAGTCTTGTTGCTCATAATAAACTACAATATCTGGCATTTTACCGTGAGTGTCTATCTCAATTCCCAGTTCTCGAAATTTCTGAGTTTCATTGATAATAAACTTATTTCCAGCATCACCTACATAAAGAACAAAACCTCCTGGTGTAAATTTAGGACAGAAACTTTCTAAAATGTCTTTTATTAATAAGTTCTGTCCACCTGATGAAAGCTGAATAGCTTGACCATTAGGTAGGGTTACAGGAATTATTGGTCTATTTCGCTTTCTGTCCTGCAATAAATTTGTCACTGAAATAGCATAATTGTGACGAGCTTCTTCCCATTGCTCAAAACCGTAGGATTTAATCAGCGAGAATGCTTGTTGATGAAGTTGATAACACCATTTTGGACTGTTAATTGGTCGATTGGGTTGATCTGGATTCTCCACAACTATCCCCATCTGCACAAACTGGTGCATTGTCTGTCTTCGCACTGTTTCGCGTGTATTCGGTGCATATTGTTTACCGTAGTGATCACAAAACCAATCCATCATTTCTGTAATTCCGCGTCTTGGCGCTGTTGCTTGATACCAAAGTGTGTCAGGGCGAATATCTGCTAAAGCCAGTAAACACAGTGCTGAACGTTCGTTCTGTTGAGCTTTAGGAGCAGAAATAGCTTTGAGAATTGCTAACGCCTCCTCAATTCGTTTACTCGCCTGAATTGCATTTATGGCTTCGCTCATAATCGACAAAGTTTGATGAACAACTTGATCAAGTTGCTTCTGATCTAAGTGAGAATCACCAATTTGGCTTCCTAATCGAATTAAATCATCTTTGCTGGGGTATTTAAGTTTACGTAAGTCTGTAGCGTTGACTTGTGTGTGTCCACTAAATTGGCGGAAGTAACTA encodes:
- a CDS encoding SDR family oxidoreductase — encoded protein: MKIQGNVALITGASRGIGKAIALALAQQGMKKLILIARDRQKLTEVAEEIEALGTEAVIMTLDLTRATEVNIAVAQLWRNHGPIHLLVNCAGVAYQTSFLRSKLFQVQEELSVNLLGMYTLTSLIARRMASQRQGIIVNVSSLMGKVAAPTMATYSATKFAILGFTQALRQELAEYNIQVKALLPSLTDTDMVRDLQLFRWVIPMTPQQVAQALIVGLQNDAPEILVGWQSHLAVWCQRLAPWLLELILKIATPPKQQHVVEKPSLLSRINRFCDSFFSRNMDSLLSPRKS
- a CDS encoding ComEA family DNA-binding protein, which encodes MHNWLPLNFKLQKLRAKLLNDPYYRLQSGEEIQIAAQLGIRIDANQATVDDWLRLPGLSIHQARSLVELSRSGVKFYCIEDIAAALSLPVPRLKPLEPLLHFVYYDNESLVHSTHLVNPNTATVEMLEQTPFIDVSLAQAVVENRLTCGAYRNLADFQQRLQLSAEAIAQLMYFLRF
- a CDS encoding NINE protein gives rise to the protein MLTKRKSRSIAAVLAFSGTLTISGLHKFYLGQPLWGILYVLLSWTPIPKVASAIEGVWYLAQDEEAFDRNFNQGKSPVKFSQQTSNQVESIAKALRELDTLRQDGLISEYEFEQKRRQLLDQIS